CAGCTAAGTCAAAACCGAAGATAGCAATCAAGGTATCCAAGAGGGTTAGCACTTCCACTGGTAAGAGACGAGTAGACAGCCGAAGCTCTAGCGTCTCCACGTCGAAACTAAATGTTGTTGGATTCAGGGGCAGGAGTTCATCATCGAGTAAAAACGCAAATGTTAGGGCTGGTTAACATGCCTAGGTTTCAATCATGTATActgaattttgttttcttttctctctccttGTAAAATTTATGGTTAGTCATTTTGATATTTTCAGTCATCAAATTGTGCAATGTCAATAGCCATTCTCCATGACTTGTCATTGTTGTTCCCTTTTTGTCACTATATTGCAATTGTCAGACTGTTCTCAGAGACGGAGAAAATCTCTTCTTGAATATGGAGATTTTCAACCAACGATTCCATAACTTTTGCTTGAACGTTCTGCCAAAAGGATAGTGAGTTAAGGTGACCCTTACCACTTTCTGCAAAAGTTGTTGTAACCTAAGAATTCCTGAAGAGAAAAAGCTCGATTATGCATTCACTTTTCTTGCAATTCTCTCCTGCTAATTGCCTACCCCTCAAAACCTAAAAAACAGGTTGGACTGGGAAAACTTCAGAAAAGATTCACTCTGAGAGACGTTTAGTAGTCCCTGACTTGGTCTTAGAAGCGAAAGTCTAAGCCGCTGGTTGGACTATTGACCTCTATAGGAACCCCTTTTCAATCAAGAAAGATGATGAAATTTTTTCTCAACTGTAAGTGTATCTCTCATCCTCCACACTCTTTCTTACCACCATTAAAATTGTATTATTTTACTATTGATTGAAAAGGACATTAATTGAAAACCTTATGTAACTTAGAATTGCACACCTCTGCTGACAAGCTAATTGATTAGTCCAATTCCATGAGCATGGTGTAGTTGTTGCTTGCTGAATTTCCATCAATTTGCCAATGGCAGACTAAAATGTGATAAACTGTAATCAATATAAGCAAATTATGCAGCATAAAAAAAAAAGTAGTGAAGAAATAAAGAGGCAACTAAGCTAACACTAAATGTTTTCTGAAACTGTACAAGAATCCCTACACTAATCTATGCCTGGAAACTTGAATGCTACTCTTTTCCTACAATGACTACCCTTTCTTCTACCTTGGCATCAGAGAAAATAAATGCCTACACCTCTAAAACAAAAGAGACAGAAAAGATAAGCAAAAAGAATCAACTTTGAGTTGACTGATTTATTAAAGGCTGAGAAGTTTTTCCAAATTCTTCAGGTGGGGTCTTCACTTCCATTAGAAGTGCCACCACTTCTTTCATGGTTGGCCTTTCACTTGGTGATGAATTCACACAGAACATAGCTATTCCAAGTGTTTGTAGCATTTCTTGTACCATTTGATCCGGTAAACCCTGTAGCTTGGAATCCAAAATCGTAACAGCTGGTTCAAAGCTTCCCATCTTCTTCTTTACCCACTCAACAATGTGTAGTCCATCACCAATCTGAGGCTCAATCGCGCTACGTCCACTCAATATTTCCAGCAACACCACTCCATAGCTGTAGACATCGCTTTTTTCTGTTATATTCACTGTATATCCATATTCTGCAACCATAGTTGTTAAAAATTGTGTCAAAATCTATGAATCACAACTTGTTTAGTTTATACTTCCGCATTTGACTATAAATTACGACATTGTGTCTTGACCTATAACTGAAAATTGTTGAAGATAAGTGCACCATCTCTAtcaacttaagcttttaagagTGAAATGGTCACACAGTTCAACACAAACATAAAAAAACATCACACAGTAtttattaaagaaaagaaaaaagattgaCCTATAAAAGCAGCCAACATTTAAAATGAGAAATAGAAAGTTGAAAGATACATGCCTGGAGCTATATACCCATAGGATCCTGCTACTCTGGACATCGCTTGATGATAATTTGGAGAATTCATAAGCTTTGCAAGTCCAAAATCTGCTAAATAAGCCTCAAATTTGGAGTCAAGGAGTATGTTGTTGCACTTGACATCTCTATGAAGAATTGCTGGCACACAGTAATGGTGAAGATAAGCAAGTCCTTGAGCTGATCCAACTGCAATCTTGTACCTGATTTCCCAATCCAAGTTCCTGTTACTTTGCAAGAGCTGTTGAAGATTACCATTTGAAATGTAGTTGTAAAGGAGAAGCTTAACACTCTTGTTTGAACAATATCCAAGGAGCTTCACTATGTTGCGATGCCTTATGTGACCGAGAATTTGAATTTCAGCCGCGAAAGAATCTATCGGTTCCTCATCATTTTTTGTTTTCCAGAGTTTCTTCACTGCAATCAACTCGCCATTTGGCATTTCTGCTCTATAAACAACTCCCGAACAACCTTTCCCAATTATGTTTTCGTCTTTCAAGCAATCCAAGATGTTGTCAATGTTGAAATTGGCCTTTTGAAAGGGGATGAAAGTCCACGGATAGGAAAAATCTTCTGCCCCTACTGCAGAGGCTGACATGCCTGAGGATTTCTCAAATTCATATCTCCACTTCCTTGTCACAAAAAACCACGTTGCCACGACAGCTATGGTAACAGATATCGCAATCACTGCAACCAAAGCTATGGTTTTTACAGACTTCAATCCGGTCCTTCCAGTTATATGAGCAGAACAAGCAGAGCCATCAATTGATTCACAAAGGTGTAAATTATCAAGAAAAGAGTTTGATGTGAGTGTTCTAAAGAATGGCGTTACAGGAATAGGCCCTGAGAAATTATTGTAAGATACATTTAAAGTAGTGAGACTGGTCAGAGAGCTTAGAATCGCGATGTTTCCATTCAGCATATTGTGAGAAATATCAAGAGATTGCAACCGTGTCAATCCGGATAACGTTTCAGGGAGTTTGCCTGCGAAACGGTTTGAGCTCAAATCCAAACTGATTGTTAAGCTTGTCATATAACCAATCTCAGGTGAAATTGCACCAGATAAACTATTGGAGCTCAAATCAAGTAGAGTTAACTTCTGCAAGTTGCTAAATGACTTTGGAATTGGACCGGTAAGCAGATTATTGCTGAGAATAAGTTTGTTCAAGTAACTGAGATTACCAAAACTCCCTGGAATTGCACCAGTGAAGCTGTTCTCACTGAGATCAAGCTGCTCTAAATTCACTAGCTCTCCCAACGGTGATGGTATTTCCCCGGTTAGGTAATTGTTATGCACATCCAACAGTTCAAGAACCGTAATGTTGGAAACTTCAGAAGGTAATTCACCAGAGAAATGGTTCATGTATAAATCAAGAAACACAAGATTCTGCAGCTGTCCTATCTCCTTCGGTATTGGTCCAGAAAATTGGTTTTCACCGAGCCTCAACCTCACCAGAGACTGGCATTGTGCCACACTTCGAGGCAAACTTCCCGTTAACGAATTTCCAAGAAGCAACAACCTACTCAGCTTCTTCAAACTGAATATCTCTTCAGGTATTGAACCAGTGAGATTGTTCCTTGACAGGTCAAGTGAATACAGGTCAGTACAGTTCCCAAAAGCAGCAGGAATGGTTCCTGAAACCGAATTCCCCCACAATAAGAAACTCTGCAAGTACTTCAAGTTCCCAACTTGCCAAGGAATAGTCCTTGATAATTGGTTCTTATCAAGCTGAAGAGCTGTTAAGCTACTACAATTACTCAACTGCATTGGAATAGCACCAGTAAGTGCATTATCCGATAAATGAAGCTGTTCAAGAACCTCTAGCTTTCCCAAATCACCCGGAATTTCACCAGATAAATCATTTGCAGAAACATCAAGTACTACAAGAGATGAACAGTTTGAAAGCTCAGCCGGAACAGGGCCAGTAAGCGAATTTCCCCATAAAAGTAAGCTAGTAAGCTTTTGTAACTTGCCCAACTGAGGAGGTATTGGACCAGTGAGCTTATTCATGTGCAAATACAAGTTCCTAAGCTCTGAACACATCCCAAGTTCAGGTGGTATTGAACCAAAGACTTCAGTATCATATATTGCCAGAGTTTGGAGATTAATCAAATTACCAAATGTGCGTGGAATAACCCCAGAAAGCCCGGTGGCCGCGACACCAAACGTCGTGAGATTGGTGAGTCGGCCTAATTGTGCTGGTATATCGCCACTTAACTGTGGATTTCCTCCAATCCTGAATTGCTGAAGTGACACCAAGGAGCCTAATTGAGAAGGAATCGACCCGTTAAGGAGATTATCTTGGAGGCAGAGGATTTCTAGAAAAGAAAGATTGGCAAGTTGTTGTGGGATTTTACTAGTTAATCTATTTGAATTCAAGAACAGGAATTGAAGTGAAGTAAGCCCACCAAGTTCAGAGGGAATAGGCCCTGTAAAAGAGTTGGAAGAAAGGTCCAGAAGCCTAAGATGAGTAAATGAACCAAAGGATGGAGGGATTGTGCCTGAGATATTTGTAGAAGAGAGATTGAGAAGCTGAAGGGATGAAAGGGAAGAGAGTTCAAAGGGTAAATAAGATAGATTAAGAAATGTATTTGGAAGAGAAACTGAAATAACTCTTTGTTGAGGAGAACAAGAAATGCCTTGCCAAGAACATGGAGTTGAACTTGAAGTATTCCAAGAAGAAAGTACAGAGGATGATGATTTAGCATAAGGGTCAGCTGCTTTGAGAAGAGAGAGCAAAACTTGTCCATCAGAGGAGAGAGAGTTCACTAATACAGCTTTTCTTGGACTCAAACTTAtacagaagaagaaaagaatgaaaaaatatgaaaaagttgCTGAAGAGGTAACAAAATGCTGGTTTgtcatcttcttcattttttgagcCTTTGAAATGGATTAACAGTGGAAGTCAAGAAATGGCAACACAAATGGTGGAAGTGAAAGTCTACACTAGGAGACAACATGCATGTGAAAAAGGCTTTAGTTTAGTGATGGAAATGCTTCAAACTCACACCATCTCTTGTTGAAAACATCATGCATGTGAAGTAAAACTTATTGTTTACCTTTATAGAACACTAAAATGCTATTCTTGATATTGAAAAGAAAGTTCTTATGTAAACTTTCTTACCGGAAATAATGAACTCTTCCTCCACATACGGTGGTATTACAAGTGGTTGTGGCGAGGATGGTGGCACAAAACCAACTTATTACATTGTCTTCACTTCGCTCGAGTctgttattttgcattttacgaaaAATAAAGCATGGAGTAGAGCTTTGAGCTCTATTATCTTTCCTTATTAAATGAAGCTTTTTTGTGAGAAACTAAGAGCAAATGCAGCTGCATTATATTTAAAtgtcaaaattttctttttaattaaagtTTATTTAACAAAGTAATCAGGGCGCCACATTTATTTTTGAATATCAAAGTGTGTTAGTAATTAGTATTCCTTTTGCTCCTTTCTATGTGGCAAGAGTTTAGTACATGAGAAGGATAGTTAAACTATTTAATTTTCGGTATATCGGACTTAGATTTTTCAAgttttttgaaataataatacatataAAAAGTTATAGGCcacaataattattaatttaaacattTAAAAAGTACTCAAAAGAATAGTCAAAGAAAAATCTATTATAGTAATAGTGTAGTGAGACCAGTGACATATTTATAGTATATAATATTTAGTGAAAGTTTTTAACAAAGTAATATCAGACGACATCCCTTATAGAAGAATATCTCCCTCAGTGAAGGAGAGATTGCAGAAGCTCTATTATCACAAGTAGATGCTTTAATTAGACAAAATGATATCTAATTAATCCTAATGACACCTTTTGTAGAAGGATAAACTTCGCCATTGAGTGAGAGGTTTCAAGAATGCCTAGGGAAGGGGAGAAACATTGGAGTGATACAGCAGCGAGGCAGCTTAGGAGATTGTGAAACATAAAAGAAAGGGGATTGGATAAAGCAACCAATTATGTATCTTTCTTTTCTTAACTTCTCATTAAGATGAGAGGTGTGTAATCGAGATTTGAAGTTATAGTATACTAAATTATGTTCACAATCAAATATATTTAGTAATTTcttaatatgtatatataaattttatgccACAATTATGGAGTTCACGAAAACTCGGGACTATACTGTAAATCCGCCGGTGCATGAGACACATACTTTATTTTATAGACTATACTGTGATCTCAAACTTCGATACCCattaaaattaatatgagtaAAGCGTTCAAGAAAAAGCGTGTTTTTAGAGGAACACCTAATTAAAGCAGCTAGCTAGCTTCTtgtatttgttttcttctttctaACCGtctactttaattaatttttttggcTACTTTCATGCATTTTAAAGAATTCACATTTTACTGCCATAGTCACTGAGTGAGCTATGGTGAAAATAAGTTAAGTGTGATTTGGTTATCGAGGAGGCAGTAGTGGGTCTATTTTGGGAGTAGGGCTAAAGAAAAATGTAGTCACATGAGAGAGCCTAGTAGCTTAGACTAAATTAAGGCACAAGTAACGATTAGGGTTTATCGGTATCAAATTATTCaaccaataaaatttatatgcacTAAGTATTTATATCAAATTATAGTACCAATTTACAATTTAAGTgataacttaaaataaaaatatatgttaatTGATTGATTATGATTTCTTGATAACCATATTTATTAGACATGTGTCATGTATTTAGTGGAGTGGTGTAAAGTCACCGTACAAACAAATACTTCGTtcggtccactttaattgattttttagtttttttttctgtcgtccacaatatttgattttttcagttATTAAGAAGCAATTAATTTCTTGTTTCCAAAATTGTCCTAGGAGTATTTATTATAGTtttaatgaacaaattaaggttaatatggtcaattttattgttaattaatgctaaaaagtGGATCCTTAATACGTGTGAAAATAGccaaaacaaaaataattaaaatggaCGGGAGAGAGTATTTATATGTTAAACCAACCTAGAATTTTTACAGATTCACTCATTCGtaatttccgaggacatgacatttgataggaagatgtggaggtcgagtattagggttgtaggttaggaggtagttgagtcgtgccttacttcgtaccatggtgggactagccatatagggtttttgtctaagatagctagtgggaatgttgtggcttactatttcgcttttcattgcatgtcctatttactagctatcgcttttgctttgcatctttcttctagattttatggtgttcctatttttcttatgactgttgtagtgatactaatatttactaatattgtctccctttgctttgcatctttcttctggatttcatggtgttcctatttatcctatgattgttgttgtgatactaatattgtctccctttttgtccttttgtcttttttgttttttgagccgagggtctttcggaaacagcctctctactccttcggggtaggggtaaggtttgcgtatacactaccctccccagaccccattagtgaaaTTTtaatgggttgttgttgttgttgtactcattCGTAATTTCCGTAACTTTGAACATCATTTTTTCAGGAACATTAATGTTGAAGACGGGGATACACTTTAACGTCCGCACGGGTTTTAGGGCTTAATGTTGATAGTTACTCTTTTCGATCCAGTGTTATTTAAAGTTTTGTTAAGAAAAACGactaataatattaattaatcataaAAGTTATTTGATTTATTCGTCTTTCTAAGAAATTGTTTAAATAGATTGGAGCAATGGTAGATCTGGAAAATACCGTCTTGGTTTCATAGAGCTTGACACTTATTTTAGATCAATTTGATTTGGCTAAAAAGGCACTTGGACCGAAAGAGAAGTAACATACTTTGCTAATGCTAAAGCGAAGCGGCACAAAATTGACTACTCCTATTCAAAGTCTTTTAAAATTTTCTGTATCCCTTATGAAAGATATTTAATAGTCGTAATTGTAAGAGTATTGCAAGTCTAAACTATCCATTATCTTCTTTTTTAAATGTCCCACATAATTAATATGtaattgtcacgatccgaaaATTTTACCTTTGGGActgtgatagcgcctaacatttcacttgctggGTAAGTCAACGCTAGAATAGTTTATCCATTTTTAACAGTTCAAATTAAACAACAATAAAGAAACCGAAATAACTTAAATAAATTCTGAAGTAAGGTGCGAAAAATCATAACAACTGAAATATATAATACAAGCCCGAATCTGGTGTTACAAGTACACGAGTTACTAGAAATTCTACAAAGAGaatctgaaataaaatataactaTTTCGAATGAAATGAACAGTAAAAGAGGAAAgaagaaggggacttcaaggtttgcgAACGTCAACAGATCTACATCAAGTCTCCGAATGTGATAATCCAAGCTAGTGCACCTCACGTACAGTTGAGACCagtaccaaaatttgcacaaaaagtgcagagtgtagtatgagtacaaccgatctaatgtactccgtaagtgtcgagccaaACATCGATGAGATAGTGACGAGACTATGACAGGACACTCACGTAATTAAACATGTACAAACATAGAAATATGTACCAACAGCAACAAATAAAGATTTAATATGTACAGTTGGGAGGGGATATAGAAAAAAGGGGACAAGATGCGATAACTACAACATAAATGACAACACAAGGccgtcaaataaatcatcaaccaatAAAGACGGATAAACATACGAAATAAagatggcacagcatcacccttcgttcttttactctcaaccttacTATGAAATGATGACATAAGTataatgaaatggcacggcatcacccttcgtgcttttactctcgattTGCCCATCTAATAATGAATAATTGATATagatggcacggcatcacccttcgtgctttatctctatTCCTCACAATGTATTAatcaataaatgaagtaataaaatggcacgacatcacccttcatgctttaacactcttccttaccatgtagTAATGAATATAAAAATTCGGGAGATAAATAATGCACGTATGTACTTTACGTCAATGATGATTCTATGATACCAAACCTTAACTTCCAACATACTCAACCATCACAATAAATCCATAAAAACGGAAGGAACGATCAAATAAGTGATAATCTAATCTAAGCATGGGTGTCATAATTTAAGAGCCAATAAATCACAAAGAAATAAGTTCtatgcatgctttaacccaacaacaatgcataagtactcgtcatctCACATATATGTTTTACCCACATattaaacacatagcaaataggaaaacaagtcataatccctcaaatcaaggttaaccacgatacttacctcgctccgcaaccAATTCAAAGTTCAACTACGACCTTGCCATTCGAagaagcctccaaaccaaccaaatctagcaaattatcaaccaaacgattcaaaataagccttaaaaactacccacgaatgaaagcggttcaatttagatcattattgaaTAAGTCTACAAAAGTCAatcccggacccgcttggtcaaaattgtcacgccccgacctcgcgaagtgcgaccgacgctcaacagAGTTACCCCTGGTCGAAAAAGCTTGCACAGTACCGTCTACctaactcacccatgaataaagagaagaatacatttcattaattagacagtaagaaGTCATGTGAAAAACTAGTTCATTTACATCAGatacgtcattaacaagtctccaaaacagtaccttgtacaatcatagttaaagtggaataGATGAtacgattacaatatttttagtttaactTTCCAAGAATAggtacaacccacactatgtctacggagcctctaacatgaacaaaagagtgttatgacaGTGCCGACAACAAGCCCCATACTATACCTCAAAACtctatgtacaaaggataagaaatacaggaccccgaaatgaattggggctcaccaagtcaactgaggagagggtgtgctgctatcactgatcaataccacctgctatggaaccacctgcatccattaaagatgcaatgCCCCCGgcaaaaaaggacgttagtacatatggaatagtactagtatgaaaaactaaacaccctctcaatagaacgagcaacAGTAAACGGAGAGTAAAACATGAAATCAACAAGAGACTCAAACAATATCAAGGTGTAaagttaggggaaaggtaaattttaAGTAGGTTtcagtaatttaagttgggagatctttagcaccgatacactACCGTGTCTTAGCACGAAGTCTGATCTCAGTCCGACcgactaagccgtctcacccgagATATATACTCACAATACCACTATGTGCACTGCATGCCATTCGATCTTAGCCCGATCGtctaagccgtctcaccataaTGTCGTGTGGGTCAACATCACTTCACATCACgttagcaataatctcatcccatttaaggggaaacatctcaacacacaaatctcatcccatataagggaaagtagtctcatcacattaacacggagatttacccctcaattactcttacaccggcacgtgtagtttcggggttaagttgttccgacctacccttcctcggtggctaaacgATACTTCTaaggcatttattattaaaagtatttactactcaattcatattcttttacatgtcattAATTTTATTGGCATTATTGGCCATAaggcaatatcattcttggcacgttggccgtactTCATAATTTATGCTCACTATTCTACTTTCATACATCAACACGGATTGTCAACAACAAatatttctattcaagactttaagcacACA
This DNA window, taken from Nicotiana tabacum cultivar K326 chromosome 15, ASM71507v2, whole genome shotgun sequence, encodes the following:
- the LOC107823955 gene encoding uncharacterized protein LOC107823955 encodes the protein MKKMTNQHFVTSSATFSYFFILFFFCISLSPRKAVLVNSLSSDGQVLLSLLKAADPYAKSSSSVLSSWNTSSSTPCSWQGISCSPQQRVISVSLPNTFLNLSYLPFELSSLSSLQLLNLSSTNISGTIPPSFGSFTHLRLLDLSSNSFTGPIPSELGGLTSLQFLFLNSNRLTSKIPQQLANLSFLEILCLQDNLLNGSIPSQLGSLVSLQQFRIGGNPQLSGDIPAQLGRLTNLTTFGVAATGLSGVIPRTFGNLINLQTLAIYDTEVFGSIPPELGMCSELRNLYLHMNKLTGPIPPQLGKLQKLTSLLLWGNSLTGPVPAELSNCSSLVVLDVSANDLSGEIPGDLGKLEVLEQLHLSDNALTGAIPMQLSNCSSLTALQLDKNQLSRTIPWQVGNLKYLQSFLLWGNSVSGTIPAAFGNCTDLYSLDLSRNNLTGSIPEEIFSLKKLSRLLLLGNSLTGSLPRSVAQCQSLVRLRLGENQFSGPIPKEIGQLQNLVFLDLYMNHFSGELPSEVSNITVLELLDVHNNYLTGEIPSPLGELVNLEQLDLSENSFTGAIPGSFGNLSYLNKLILSNNLLTGPIPKSFSNLQKLTLLDLSSNSLSGAISPEIGYMTSLTISLDLSSNRFAGKLPETLSGLTRLQSLDISHNMLNGNIAILSSLTSLTTLNVSYNNFSGPIPVTPFFRTLTSNSFLDNLHLCESIDGSACSAHITGRTGLKSVKTIALVAVIAISVTIAVVATWFFVTRKWRYEFEKSSGMSASAVGAEDFSYPWTFIPFQKANFNIDNILDCLKDENIIGKGCSGVVYRAEMPNGELIAVKKLWKTKNDEEPIDSFAAEIQILGHIRHRNIVKLLGYCSNKSVKLLLYNYISNGNLQQLLQSNRNLDWEIRYKIAVGSAQGLAYLHHYCVPAILHRDVKCNNILLDSKFEAYLADFGLAKLMNSPNYHQAMSRVAGSYGYIAPEYGYTVNITEKSDVYSYGVVLLEILSGRSAIEPQIGDGLHIVEWVKKKMGSFEPAVTILDSKLQGLPDQMVQEMLQTLGIAMFCVNSSPSERPTMKEVVALLMEVKTPPEEFGKTSQPLINQSTQS